In Drosophila santomea strain STO CAGO 1482 chromosome 3L, Prin_Dsan_1.1, whole genome shotgun sequence, a single window of DNA contains:
- the LOC120447970 gene encoding metaxin-2 yields the protein MTSQYLSQLHTADKLAAEPWPEDATLYQPYEAEQILLPENASCLAVKAYLKMCNLPFGIRSCANAEHMSPGGRMTKLPFIRAGAFIFAEFEPIVNFVEQKDLAIGNWQDEDEKADMRTYVSLVENIFTMAELYISFKNERVYKEVTAPRNGVVFPWPLNHMQNYGKRRNALRLLKVYQWDDLDIDSVIEKVAKCCETLEYKLKESPETPFFYGDQPCELDAIAFGHLFSILTTTLPNMALAQTVQKFKHLVEFCRFVDEKYFQTRCLPN from the exons ATGACATCCCAGTACCTGAGCCAGCTGCACACGGCCGACAAACTGGCCGCCGAGCCATGGCCCGAAGATGCCACCCTCTACCAG CCCTATGAAGCGGAACAGATCCTGCTGCCGGAAAACGCCAGTTGCCTGGCTGTGAAGGCTTACCTGAAGATGTGCAACCTGCCCTTCGGAATCCGTTCCTGCGCCAATGCGGAGCACATGTCGCCGGGCGGCAGGATGACCAAGTTGCCTTTCATCCGAGCAGgagcatttatttttgctgaGTTCGAGCCGATTGTGAACTTTGTGGAGCAGAAAGACCTGGCCATTGGCAACTGgcaggacgaggacgagaagGCGGACATGCGCACCTATGTGTCCCTGGTGGAAAACATCTTTACCATGGCTGAGCTGTACATTAGCTTCAAGAACGAGCGTGTCTACAAGGAGGTCACTGCTCCCAGGAACGGAGTCGTTTTTCCATGGCCCCTCAATCACATGCAGAACTATGGAAAGCGGAGGAACGCCCTGCGTTTGCTGAAGGTCTATCAGTGGGACGACCTGGACATCGACAGCGTCATCGAGAAGGTGGCCAAGTGCTGTGAGACCCTCGAGTACAAGCTGAAGGAGTCGCCGGAAACGCCCTTCTTCTACGGCGATCAGCCCTGCGAACTGGACGCCATCGCCTTTGGACACCTCTTCAGCATTCTGACCACCACGTTGCCGAATATGGCGCTGGCTCAAACGGTGCAGAAGTTCAAGCACTTGGTCGAGTTCTGTCGCTTCGTCGACGAGAAGTACTTTCAGACCAGGTGCCTGCCAAATTAG
- the LOC120447969 gene encoding Golgi reassembly-stacking protein 2, with translation MGSSHSIHVPGGGTEGYHVLKVQDNSPGQKAGLEAFFDFIVAIAGTRLDQDNDMLKELLRQNVDKPVRLTVYSSKTQTVRELTLTPSNNWGGQGLLGVSIRFCSFEGANESVWHILEVHPNSPAELAGLRAYSDYVIGADAIRHENDDLFTLIESHEQQPLKMYVYNLDDDACREVTIKPNTAWGGEGALGCGIGFGYLHRIPVQAEPVPSSTAAAPASAVESSALLQTAGGAAPAVAPAAYAGSAVVSPTLPYIPPLANTFGSTNAEVRPPTIEPPAQSLFKTYFNPDEATDALTAALETQATIAEPVSASPAVADVSVAQPQVQVPAPAQPLPPPANIFIPGVFDPSAQQNATLGGIPAAQLPFPQATAAPAAVPMFSAPQQAYMSAPAAVSYPAGAQTVPSYPQVQPSMGGLFPTQPTPLPPQMAHVFAPPVPPQAATAPAAGNDESSGPAVNQAGN, from the exons ATGGGATCGAGCCACAGCATCCATGTTCCCGGTGGCGGCACCGAAG GCTACCACGTACTCAAGGTGCAGGACAACTCGCCGGGCCAAAAGGCCGGACTGGAGGCCTTCTTCGACTTCATCGTCGCAATAGCCGGCACACGCCTGGATCAGGACAATGATATGCTGAAGGAACTGCTTCGGCAGAACGTTGACAAGCCGGTGCGGCTCACCGTCTATTCCAGCAAGACGCAGACGGTTCGCGAACTAACCCTCACGCCGAGCAATAACTGGGGTGGCCAGGGACTGCTGGGCGTCAGCATACGGTTCTGCTCCTTCGAGGGCGCCAACGAGAGCGTCTGGCACATCCTCGAAGTACATCCCAATTCGCCAGCTGAGCTCGCTGGGCTGCGAGCCTACAGCGACTATGTCATTGGGGCGGATGCTATACGCCACGAAAACGATGACCTGTTCACGCTGATCGAATCGCACGAGCAGCAGCCGCTGAAGATGTACGTTTACAACCTGGACGATGACGCCTGTCGCGAGGTGACCATCAAACCGAATACCGCCTGGGGTGGGGAGGGAGCCCTGGGCTGCGGCATTGGCTTCGGCTATCTGCATCGCATTCCCGTGCAAGCAGAGCCAGTCCCTAGTAGCActgcggctgctcctgcttctgccgTCGAGTCCTCTGCTCTTCTGCAGACAGCTGGAGGAGCGGCTCCAGCTGTTGCTCCAGCAGCTTATGCAGGATCCGCTGTGGTCTCACCAACGTTGCCTTACATACCGCCGCTGGCCAACACATTTGGATCCACAAACGCCGAGGTCAGACCACCGACTATTGAACCACCGGCACAAAGCTTGTTCAAGACCTACTTCAATCCGGATGAGGCTACCGATGCACTAACTGCGGCGCTGGAAACGCAGGCCACCATTGCCGAACCCGTTTCCGCTTCGCCAGCGGTGGCTGACGTGTCCGTGGCGCAACCTCAAGTTCAGGTGCCCGCACCAGCGCAACCATTGCCGCCACCAGCCAACATCTTTATACCCGGCGTTTTTGATCCCAGTGCGCAGCAAAACGCTACTTTAGGTGGCATACCCGCTGCCCAGCTGCCATTTCCACAGGCTACAGCAGCGCCAGCGGCTGTGCCCATGTTCTCTGCACCACAACAGGCTTACATGTCGGCCCCGGCTGCCGTCTCCTATCCAGCCGGTGCCCAGACAGTGCCCTCGTATCCGCAGGTGCAACCCTCCATGGGCGGACTGTTTCCCACGCAGCCAACGCCGTTGCCGCCACAAATGGCCCATGTCTTCGCGCCACCAGTACCACCGCAAGCTGCAACTGCTCCAGCGGCAGGCAACGACGAATCATCGGGACCGGCAGTAAATCAGGCTGGAAACTAA